In Polyangia bacterium, one genomic interval encodes:
- a CDS encoding GlxA family transcriptional regulator produces MKRRTPSPPARRPPLRIALLAYPDVQALDLSGPLELFARATRVLRDEGRREAGYELCVVGTEAGTLRASSGFRFLPDLTWQKLRGPVDTLLVIGGAGVRSLLTDQPLLRWLRRIAPRVRRLGSVCTGAFLLAKAGLLDGRRVTTHWGSAQQLAREFPRLLVEPDRIWVRDGKIVTSAGVTAGMDLTLALIEDDLGADVALAVARAMVLYLRRPGDQSQYSAPLRLQAAKTASVRELVAWAAEHPDGDLSVPALARRLGRSERQLNRVFRAEVGVAPAAAVEQLRLESARHLLVESQRGVEDIAARAGFGSAEVMRRTFLRALHVSPSEYRARFSVRGERLAS; encoded by the coding sequence ATGAAGCGTCGAACGCCATCACCGCCGGCGCGCCGTCCGCCGCTGCGCATCGCCTTGCTCGCCTATCCCGACGTGCAGGCGCTGGATCTCTCCGGACCGCTGGAGCTGTTCGCCCGCGCCACCCGCGTCTTGCGCGACGAAGGCCGGCGCGAGGCGGGATATGAGCTGTGCGTGGTGGGCACCGAGGCGGGTACCCTGCGCGCGTCATCAGGGTTCCGCTTTCTGCCAGACCTCACCTGGCAAAAGCTGCGCGGCCCGGTCGACACGCTGCTGGTCATCGGCGGCGCCGGCGTGCGGTCGCTGCTGACCGATCAGCCGCTCTTGCGCTGGCTGCGTCGGATCGCCCCGCGCGTCCGCCGTCTGGGCTCGGTCTGCACCGGGGCTTTCCTGCTGGCAAAGGCCGGCCTGCTGGACGGCCGCCGCGTCACCACCCACTGGGGCTCCGCCCAGCAACTGGCCCGCGAATTCCCTCGCCTACTCGTCGAGCCGGATCGCATCTGGGTGCGCGACGGAAAGATCGTCACCTCGGCCGGGGTCACGGCCGGGATGGATCTGACGCTGGCCCTGATCGAAGACGACCTGGGCGCCGACGTGGCGTTGGCAGTGGCGCGCGCCATGGTCCTTTACTTGCGGCGCCCCGGCGACCAAAGCCAGTACAGCGCCCCGCTGCGGTTGCAGGCGGCGAAGACGGCGTCGGTGCGCGAGCTGGTCGCCTGGGCCGCCGAGCACCCCGACGGAGATCTGTCCGTGCCCGCCCTGGCCCGCCGCCTGGGCCGCAGCGAACGGCAGTTGAACCGCGTCTTCCGCGCCGAGGTGGGCGTGGCGCCCGCCGCCGCCGTCGAGCAGCTGCGCCTGGAATCCGCCCGCCACCTGCTGGTGGAATCCCAGCGCGGCGTCGAGGACATCGCCGCCCGGGCCGGCTTTGGCAGCGCCGAGGTGATGCGCCGGACTTTCTTGCGGGCGTTGCACGTCTCACCGTCGGAATACCGGGCCCGCTTTTCGGTGCGCGGCGAAAGGCTGGCCTCGTGA
- a CDS encoding MFS transporter, which yields MKPRVHYAFVVAAAIFVVLIVAAGVRATPSILIVPLEREFGWSRSVLSSAVSINLLLYGLVGPFAAAVMARFGIRRTILASLLLIATGVALTPFMTASWQLVLLWGVLVGLGSGNTAMVLGATVVQRWFVKNRGTAMGLLTASAATGQMIFLPLEARLAETRGWRSVSFVVAGALVLLIPLVALLVRDRPSDVGLLPYGARPDDPPLDGSRKNPFATALRVLRAGFDKRDFWLLAGSFFVCGATTNGLVGTHLVPACMDHGIPEVRAASLLAMMGIFDLVGTTASGWLSDRFDSRRLLFWYYGLRGLALLWLPRAFDAQVFGLPLFAIFYGLDWIATVPPTVKLTTDAFGSEDAPVAFGWIVAAHQIGAAGGALAAGLVRTSLLTYTPAWIAAGSICLLAAVLVLRIGRQQTSIQPGRASV from the coding sequence GTGAAGCCGCGGGTGCATTACGCCTTCGTGGTCGCCGCGGCGATCTTCGTGGTGTTGATCGTCGCCGCCGGCGTGCGCGCCACGCCGTCAATCTTGATCGTGCCTCTGGAACGCGAGTTCGGGTGGAGCCGAAGCGTGCTGTCATCGGCGGTGTCGATCAATCTTTTGCTGTACGGCCTGGTCGGCCCCTTCGCCGCCGCCGTGATGGCCCGCTTCGGCATTCGCCGCACCATCCTGGCGTCGCTGCTGCTGATCGCCACCGGCGTGGCGCTGACGCCGTTCATGACCGCCAGCTGGCAACTGGTGTTGCTGTGGGGCGTGCTGGTCGGCCTCGGCTCGGGCAACACGGCCATGGTTCTGGGCGCCACCGTGGTGCAGCGCTGGTTCGTGAAGAACCGCGGCACCGCCATGGGTCTGCTGACCGCCAGCGCCGCCACCGGCCAGATGATCTTTCTTCCTCTCGAGGCCCGCCTGGCCGAGACGCGCGGCTGGCGTTCGGTGTCGTTCGTGGTGGCGGGCGCGCTGGTGTTGCTGATTCCGCTGGTGGCGTTGCTGGTGCGCGATCGACCCAGCGACGTCGGCCTTCTGCCCTACGGCGCAAGGCCGGATGATCCGCCCCTCGACGGCAGCCGGAAAAATCCCTTCGCCACCGCGCTGCGCGTGCTGCGCGCCGGCTTCGACAAGCGCGACTTCTGGCTTCTGGCCGGAAGCTTCTTCGTGTGCGGCGCCACCACCAATGGCCTGGTCGGCACGCACCTGGTTCCCGCGTGCATGGACCACGGCATCCCCGAGGTGCGCGCCGCCAGCCTGCTGGCGATGATGGGCATCTTCGATCTGGTCGGCACCACCGCCAGCGGTTGGCTGTCCGATCGTTTCGATAGCCGGCGGCTGCTGTTCTGGTACTACGGCCTGCGCGGGTTGGCCCTGTTGTGGCTGCCGCGCGCCTTCGACGCCCAGGTGTTCGGGTTGCCGTTGTTCGCCATCTTTTACGGCCTCGACTGGATCGCCACCGTCCCACCGACGGTGAAGCTGACCACCGACGCTTTTGGTTCCGAAGACGCGCCCGTGGCCTTCGGTTGGATCGTCGCCGCTCACCAGATCGGCGCCGCCGGGGGCGCGCTGGCCGCCGGCCTGGTGCGGACATCGTTGCTGACCTACACCCCGGCCTGGATCGCCGCCGGCAGCATCTGCCTGCTGGCCGCGGTTCTAGTATTACGAATCGGCCGACAGCAAACATCTATACAGCCCGGCCGCGCCTCGGTATAA
- a CDS encoding transposase, with the protein MDITIQTPNGPLNVSGSQAAVAWALMNLPEGKTAKAPAAAASPGRRGSRRRFSNDEKSSILKEALESGNMSKYAKAKGINYATLMSWKASHTGRKKKG; encoded by the coding sequence ATGGATATTACGATTCAGACCCCGAATGGCCCCTTGAACGTCTCTGGTAGCCAGGCCGCCGTTGCCTGGGCACTGATGAACCTTCCCGAGGGAAAAACGGCGAAGGCCCCCGCCGCCGCTGCATCTCCCGGCCGACGCGGTTCGCGCCGTCGTTTCTCCAACGACGAAAAGTCTTCGATCCTGAAGGAGGCCCTTGAGTCCGGCAATATGTCCAAATATGCCAAGGCCAAAGGTATCAACTACGCGACATTGATGAGCTGGAAAGCCAGCCACACCGGCCGCAAGAAAAAGGGCTAG